From Salipiger profundus, a single genomic window includes:
- a CDS encoding site-specific integrase, with product MTKADRQVITELETVLTSQGYSPVVVRNYCAYARGFLDHLAQRNIPVADVTEAQVEQYLREAVALFQRRHGRLPGPRWHQIPCAGIHALLRLVQGRWPPATNAACAADALRFAICNEYEAWLLDERGLARPSIHALLWEARHFLAWHLERCGAEGLMDLSIDDTDRYMDLRALKLTRSSLKSVAERLRSLLRHLYRAGHIATDLSPHIIAPLLYAYEGVPSILERDQIAAVLESARADRTPAGLRDYAILQLLATYGLRSGEIRNLRIEDIDWRSETIRVRHSKTGACSFLPLMVPAGEAVLTYLRSGRPATAAREVFIRTRAPYRKLEKLYSLVRRRLCDAGIKPPGKCGPHIFRHARAVEMLRTSVPQKVIGDLLGHRSTASTAPYLKLATEDLRAIALDVPGAEGLA from the coding sequence ATGACAAAAGCCGATCGCCAAGTAATCACCGAACTCGAAACCGTACTGACCAGCCAAGGATACAGCCCGGTGGTGGTCAGGAATTACTGCGCCTACGCGCGCGGCTTTCTTGACCATCTTGCGCAGCGGAACATCCCGGTCGCAGATGTAACCGAAGCCCAAGTGGAGCAATACCTGCGCGAAGCGGTCGCGCTGTTCCAGCGCCGTCACGGCCGCCTTCCTGGTCCGCGCTGGCACCAAATTCCCTGCGCGGGTATTCACGCGCTGCTGCGGCTTGTGCAGGGCCGATGGCCACCGGCTACAAATGCGGCCTGTGCGGCCGACGCGTTGCGATTTGCGATCTGTAACGAGTACGAGGCCTGGCTTCTCGATGAGCGTGGCCTTGCCCGGCCCAGCATCCATGCGCTCCTGTGGGAAGCCCGACACTTCCTGGCCTGGCACCTCGAACGATGCGGTGCCGAAGGTCTGATGGATCTAAGTATCGACGACACCGACCGCTATATGGACCTGCGTGCATTGAAGCTGACGCGCAGCTCGCTGAAATCTGTTGCGGAGCGGCTTCGTTCGCTGCTGCGTCACCTCTATAGGGCGGGCCACATTGCGACCGACCTGTCGCCGCACATCATCGCGCCGTTGCTCTACGCCTATGAAGGTGTACCCTCGATCCTGGAACGGGACCAGATCGCCGCGGTACTGGAAAGCGCGAGGGCGGACAGGACACCGGCGGGGCTGCGGGACTACGCAATCTTGCAACTCCTTGCAACCTATGGGCTGCGGTCTGGAGAAATCCGCAATCTGCGGATTGAGGACATCGACTGGCGGAGCGAAACCATCCGTGTCCGTCACAGCAAAACGGGAGCCTGCTCGTTCCTGCCCCTGATGGTGCCTGCGGGCGAGGCCGTTCTCACCTATCTGCGTTCCGGACGGCCAGCGACCGCTGCCAGGGAAGTCTTCATCCGCACGCGCGCGCCCTATCGCAAGCTCGAGAAGCTATACAGTCTGGTTCGACGGCGGCTCTGCGATGCCGGCATCAAGCCGCCAGGCAAATGCGGGCCGCATATCTTCCGCCATGCGCGTGCGGTCGAGATGCTGCGCACGTCAGTTCCGCAAAAAGTCATCGGCGACCTTTTGGGGCATCGCTCAACCGCGTCGACGGCCCCCTACCTCAAGCTTGCCACCGAGGATCTCAGGGCCATTGCGCTTGATGTGCCGGGTGCGGAGGGGCTGGCATGA
- a CDS encoding UvrD-helicase domain-containing protein, with the protein MMRVDRWVPSDNLKLEPNALLAATETERNLTLTAGPGAGKTEMLAQRADFLLRTGTCRYPKRILAISFKVDASQNLKARVRKRCGPELAARLDSHTFHAFGKRIIDRFRLALTGRDALDADYSVGPARVQGQSITFQDMVPLAVTILETSAIARNAIRQTYSHVFLDEFQDCTKEQYALIKACFLDTGAQLVAVGDTKQRIMGWAGALEGIFKTYAADFNAEALNLYQNFRSAPRLRRMQNAMVRVMDAPAALDDDELQGDDGEIEIHHFKNASEEASHLANTIKGWIENDGLDPSDIAVLVSKQQNFYCQELRAALRDRKVPFRDEDQTQDFASEPVVRLLTDFLLVVWGGAQPEAFRRLLEAIVYNEGLDEEQEYRARSRWDRFVADVRARAAARKIEYADRDALAALVAALIELVGRDAVVALSADYAQGNRLDDLIEDTVTRISQLTQDGTDVGSALTAFSADRSVRIMSIHKSKGLEFHTVIMMGVEEETFWGKISEERPAFFVGISRAKQRLALTICEHRDRPDGARRWSTERSPQQEFVGYAEVYA; encoded by the coding sequence ATGATGCGCGTTGATCGCTGGGTTCCGTCGGACAACCTCAAGCTCGAGCCGAATGCCCTCCTGGCGGCAACAGAGACCGAGAGAAACCTGACGCTGACCGCAGGGCCAGGAGCGGGCAAGACCGAAATGCTGGCGCAGCGGGCGGACTTTCTTCTCCGCACCGGCACGTGCCGCTACCCCAAGCGCATCCTCGCCATTTCGTTCAAGGTCGATGCGAGCCAGAATCTGAAGGCACGCGTCCGCAAGCGCTGCGGCCCCGAGCTGGCCGCGCGGCTCGACAGCCACACTTTTCACGCGTTCGGCAAGCGCATCATTGACCGCTTTCGGCTGGCGCTCACCGGGCGCGATGCCCTTGATGCGGACTACAGTGTAGGGCCGGCACGGGTCCAGGGACAGTCCATCACCTTTCAGGACATGGTGCCATTGGCAGTTACCATCCTCGAGACCAGCGCCATCGCCAGGAACGCCATAAGACAGACCTATAGTCACGTATTTCTGGACGAGTTCCAGGACTGCACGAAGGAGCAGTACGCGCTGATCAAAGCCTGCTTCCTCGACACAGGCGCGCAGCTCGTTGCCGTCGGCGACACCAAGCAGCGGATCATGGGCTGGGCGGGGGCGCTCGAAGGAATCTTCAAGACCTATGCCGCGGATTTCAACGCGGAAGCGCTGAACCTCTATCAGAACTTCCGCTCTGCGCCGCGACTTCGCCGAATGCAGAACGCGATGGTGCGGGTCATGGACGCGCCTGCTGCGCTTGATGACGATGAACTGCAGGGTGACGATGGTGAGATCGAGATCCATCACTTCAAGAACGCCAGTGAGGAGGCCTCACATCTAGCCAACACGATCAAGGGATGGATCGAGAATGACGGCCTGGACCCTTCCGACATCGCGGTGCTGGTGAGCAAGCAGCAGAACTTCTATTGTCAGGAGTTGCGAGCCGCGTTGCGGGACCGGAAGGTTCCGTTTCGCGACGAAGACCAGACGCAGGACTTCGCCTCCGAACCGGTTGTTCGTCTGCTCACCGATTTTCTTCTCGTGGTCTGGGGAGGCGCGCAACCGGAAGCTTTTCGCCGGCTGCTTGAAGCCATCGTCTACAATGAAGGTCTCGATGAAGAACAGGAATATCGAGCCCGCTCTCGATGGGACCGGTTCGTCGCGGACGTACGGGCAAGAGCGGCGGCGAGAAAGATCGAATATGCTGATCGCGATGCGCTCGCAGCGCTGGTGGCGGCGCTGATCGAACTGGTTGGCAGGGACGCTGTGGTCGCCCTCTCCGCAGACTATGCTCAGGGCAACAGGCTTGATGATTTGATCGAGGATACGGTGACCCGCATATCTCAGTTGACGCAGGATGGAACGGACGTCGGCTCGGCGCTGACGGCATTCTCGGCCGATCGCTCCGTCAGGATCATGTCGATTCACAAGAGCAAGGGGCTGGAGTTTCACACCGTCATCATGATGGGCGTCGAGGAAGAGACGTTCTGGGGGAAGATCTCCGAGGAACGACCGGCCTTCTTTGTCGGCATCTCCCGCGCCAAGCAGCGGCTGGCACTTACGATCTGCGAGCACCGGGATCGACCGGACGGGGCCAGGCGCTGGAGCACGGAGCGTTCGCCTCAACAGGAGTTTGTCGGTTATGCGGAGGTGTACGCCTAA
- the pdxR gene encoding MocR-like pyridoxine biosynthesis transcription factor PdxR — protein sequence MREPLALEIEPGHGGPLFLAIAEAITRDITRGRLKPGARLPGTRALARELGVHRNTVDAAYQELLTQGWLQAEPARGTFVAQDLPQGMLARRPAPAPMDPVAPRAGLAFTDGAPDPKLVPDKALARAFRRALLSAAFRAGADYGDARGTSSLREALAGYLATDRGVVADPSRLLIARGSQMALFLAVRAALSPGEVIAVEEPGYPLAWEAFRAAGAEVRGVPVDGGGLRIDVLEQALAGDPRIRAVYVTPHHQYPTTVTMGAARRLQLLELAQRHGVTLIEDDYDHEYRFEGRPVLPLAARAPEDLPLIYVGSLSKLLSPGIRLGYALAPEPLLARMAEARAAIDRQGDAPLEAALAELIRDGDLGRHARKARRIYRARRDLLAGLLGEHLAGRATFDLPAGGLALWLRCERVSAKTWAKAAGQAGLALLPGTRFALEGPAPQAFRLGYAALDEGQIARAVEILARSVPG from the coding sequence ATGCGCGAACCTCTTGCCCTCGAGATCGAGCCGGGCCATGGCGGCCCGCTCTTCCTCGCGATTGCCGAGGCGATCACCCGCGACATCACCCGCGGACGCCTGAAGCCCGGAGCGCGCCTGCCCGGCACGCGGGCGCTGGCGCGCGAACTGGGGGTGCATCGCAACACGGTGGATGCCGCCTATCAGGAGCTGCTGACCCAGGGCTGGCTGCAGGCCGAACCGGCGCGGGGCACCTTCGTGGCGCAGGATCTGCCGCAGGGGATGCTGGCCCGCAGACCCGCGCCCGCACCGATGGACCCGGTGGCGCCACGCGCGGGGCTCGCGTTCACCGACGGCGCGCCGGACCCCAAGCTGGTGCCCGACAAGGCGCTGGCCCGGGCCTTTCGCCGGGCGCTGCTGTCGGCGGCCTTCCGCGCCGGGGCGGATTACGGCGATGCGCGCGGCACGTCCTCGCTGCGCGAGGCACTGGCGGGTTATCTCGCCACGGACCGGGGCGTGGTGGCGGACCCGTCGCGGCTGCTGATCGCGCGCGGCAGCCAGATGGCGCTGTTCCTGGCCGTGCGGGCGGCGCTGTCTCCGGGCGAGGTCATCGCGGTGGAGGAGCCGGGCTATCCGCTCGCCTGGGAGGCGTTCCGCGCGGCGGGGGCAGAGGTGCGGGGCGTGCCGGTGGATGGCGGGGGCCTCAGGATCGACGTGCTGGAGCAGGCGCTGGCCGGCGACCCGCGCATCCGGGCGGTCTATGTCACGCCACATCACCAGTATCCGACCACGGTGACCATGGGCGCGGCGCGGCGGTTGCAACTGCTGGAGCTGGCGCAGCGCCATGGGGTCACGCTGATCGAGGACGATTACGACCACGAGTACCGCTTCGAGGGCCGCCCGGTGCTGCCGCTCGCCGCCCGCGCGCCCGAAGACCTGCCGCTGATCTACGTGGGCTCGCTGTCCAAGCTGCTCTCGCCGGGGATCCGGCTGGGCTATGCGCTGGCGCCCGAGCCGTTGTTGGCCCGTATGGCCGAGGCGCGCGCCGCCATCGACCGGCAGGGCGACGCGCCACTGGAGGCGGCGCTGGCGGAACTGATCCGCGATGGCGATCTCGGTCGTCATGCCCGCAAGGCGCGGCGGATCTACCGGGCGCGTCGGGATCTGCTGGCGGGCCTGCTGGGGGAGCATCTGGCCGGGCGGGCGACATTCGATCTGCCAGCCGGAGGGTTGGCGCTGTGGCTGCGCTGCGAGAGGGTGTCGGCCAAGACCTGGGCCAAAGCCGCGGGGCAGGCGGGACTGGCGCTGCTGCCGGGTACGCGCTTTGCACTGGAGGGCCCGGCGCCGCAGGCCTTCCGGCTGGGCTATGCGGCGCTGGACGAAGGGCAGATCGCCCGGGCGGTGGAGATCCTCGCCCGAAGCGTTCCGGGCTGA
- a CDS encoding tyrosine-type recombinase/integrase, producing the protein MNKANPFPNLMRAFFYEWLVEQRNASVHTVRSYRDTWRLFLRFTAQRTKKTVAMITLADLTARDVAAFLRHTEQERGGTIGTRNCRLAAIRSFFNFVATRDPASVAQCAEILNIPVKRAPVSEPCYLEPAEVAAILAQPDRSTLEGMRDHTLLSFLYNSGARIQEALDLCPDMIRFESPSCVRLTGKGRKERICPLWPETVLLLKTLLERKPRAPDQRLFVNRYGEPLSASGVRFKLAGYVKAAAGTEPLLHTKHVTPHSFRHATAVHLVSAGVDVTVIRSWLGHVSLDTTNHYAKANLETKRKALDQVSLPATTVQPPSWKRDASLLAWLDTL; encoded by the coding sequence ATGAACAAGGCGAACCCGTTCCCGAACCTGATGCGCGCGTTCTTCTATGAGTGGCTTGTTGAGCAGCGGAACGCCTCCGTCCATACGGTCCGATCCTACCGCGACACCTGGCGGCTGTTCCTGCGGTTCACTGCGCAGCGCACCAAAAAGACGGTTGCGATGATCACGCTGGCCGATCTGACTGCCCGCGACGTTGCTGCGTTCCTGAGGCACACTGAACAGGAGCGCGGCGGCACAATCGGCACGCGCAACTGCCGGCTTGCCGCGATCCGCAGCTTCTTCAACTTCGTGGCGACCAGAGATCCAGCATCGGTCGCTCAATGCGCGGAAATCCTCAACATCCCGGTCAAGCGAGCACCGGTATCGGAACCCTGTTATCTGGAACCGGCGGAAGTGGCAGCGATCCTTGCCCAGCCAGACCGCTCGACCCTCGAAGGCATGCGCGATCACACGCTGCTCTCGTTCCTTTACAACAGCGGCGCACGAATACAGGAAGCGCTCGACCTGTGCCCCGATATGATCCGGTTCGAGAGCCCAAGTTGCGTGCGGCTGACAGGCAAGGGCCGCAAGGAACGCATCTGTCCGCTCTGGCCAGAAACCGTGCTGCTGTTGAAAACGCTATTGGAACGAAAACCGCGAGCACCGGACCAGCGGCTGTTCGTGAACCGCTATGGTGAGCCGCTCAGTGCCTCGGGCGTCCGGTTCAAGCTTGCGGGCTATGTGAAAGCGGCGGCCGGAACCGAGCCATTGCTGCACACCAAACATGTGACGCCGCACAGCTTCCGCCACGCCACCGCCGTGCATCTTGTCTCGGCCGGTGTCGACGTCACGGTCATCCGCAGCTGGCTTGGCCACGTGAGCCTCGACACCACCAACCATTACGCGAAGGCGAACCTGGAAACGAAACGAAAGGCACTGGACCAAGTCAGCCTGCCGGCAACGACAGTTCAACCGCCGTCATGGAAACGGGATGCGAGCCTGCTCGCCTGGCTCGACACGCTCTGA
- the pdxY gene encoding pyridoxal kinase, protein MKRPPFLISIQSQVVLGHVGNSAALFPMQAAGLEVAAIPTVVFSNTPDYPTLRGRTLPPEFFSDLLQGARERGLPERADYILTGYIGSLDVAEMVADFVAEAKAANPRLRYICDPVMGDTGPGLYVPEAIAGVMRDRLLPMADIATPNPFELAWLTGQQIHTLADLQAAREALHIAPEAHLIATGCILDDTGPGRLETVLLGPEGLSRHPTKRLPIALPGTGDLFAGLVVAGIGRGLALPRAIETAQTLTARALSHAEALGAGEVVLSEPEFRRALLSLGSG, encoded by the coding sequence ATGAAACGCCCCCCTTTCCTCATTTCGATCCAAAGCCAGGTAGTCTTAGGCCATGTCGGCAATTCCGCGGCGCTCTTCCCGATGCAGGCGGCAGGCCTCGAGGTGGCGGCGATCCCCACGGTGGTCTTCTCGAACACACCCGACTACCCGACCCTGCGCGGCCGCACCCTGCCGCCCGAGTTCTTTTCCGACCTGCTGCAAGGCGCGCGCGAACGCGGCCTGCCCGAGCGGGCGGATTATATCCTTACCGGTTATATCGGCTCGCTCGACGTGGCCGAGATGGTGGCGGATTTCGTGGCCGAGGCGAAGGCCGCGAACCCGCGCCTGCGCTACATCTGCGACCCGGTGATGGGCGACACCGGTCCCGGACTCTATGTACCCGAAGCCATCGCCGGCGTAATGCGCGACCGGCTGCTGCCGATGGCCGACATCGCCACGCCGAACCCATTCGAACTCGCCTGGCTCACCGGGCAGCAGATCCACACGTTGGCCGATCTTCAGGCGGCGCGCGAGGCGCTGCACATCGCGCCAGAAGCGCATCTGATCGCCACCGGCTGCATACTCGACGACACCGGCCCCGGGCGACTCGAGACGGTGCTCCTGGGCCCCGAAGGTCTCAGCCGCCACCCGACCAAGCGCCTGCCGATCGCCCTGCCCGGCACCGGCGATCTCTTCGCCGGGCTTGTGGTCGCGGGCATCGGGCGGGGCCTTGCCCTGCCCCGCGCCATCGAGACCGCCCAGACCCTAACCGCCCGCGCCCTCAGCCACGCCGAGGCGCTTGGTGCGGGCGAGGTGGTGCTAAGCGAGCCGGAATTTCGTCGCGCGCTGCTTTCGCTTGGGTCCGGCTGA
- a CDS encoding glutamine amidotransferase-related protein yields the protein MKSALILRHLAFEDLGPFAPVLRDAGYQLQDIEAAVDPLPDPLEPDLVVVLGGPIGVNDGAAFPCMTEERDWLTMRLAADRPTLGICLGAQLMAAALGARVALLAQKEIGFAPLTLTAPGRAGPLVHLLMVWTPPHGIAVPR from the coding sequence ATGAAATCCGCCCTGATCCTGCGCCACCTGGCCTTTGAAGACCTCGGGCCCTTTGCCCCGGTTCTGAGAGACGCCGGCTATCAGCTCCAAGACATTGAGGCGGCTGTGGACCCACTGCCCGATCCGCTGGAACCGGACCTGGTCGTGGTGCTGGGTGGGCCGATTGGCGTGAACGACGGCGCCGCCTTTCCCTGTATGACAGAGGAGCGGGACTGGCTAACCATGAGGCTGGCGGCGGATCGCCCGACCCTCGGCATTTGCCTCGGCGCACAGCTCATGGCCGCGGCCCTCGGAGCCCGTGTCGCGCTGCTCGCCCAAAAGGAGATCGGCTTCGCGCCCCTGACCCTGACCGCGCCCGGCCGGGCCGGCCCGCTAGTCCACCTCTTGATGGTGTGGACGCCCCCTCACGGCATCGCTGTGCCAAGGTAG
- a CDS encoding MOSC domain-containing protein yields MRPVTLLTGRAAPLPGSATLSGIVKTPVPHPLTLGPEGFAGDEQADRRVHGGIEKAVHHYPLDHYSDWRAELGDLQALTAPGGFGENISTAGLTEEEVAVGDTFRLGGALIQVSQGRQPCWKLNHRFGVADMARRVQQTGRTGWYYRVLQTGTVAPGDRLELIGRLAPDWTLRRLWHALYVDRMNLVELEGIAALDVLAEGWRKYAVRRLESHRVEDWSARLDGTA; encoded by the coding sequence ATGAGGCCCGTGACACTCCTGACAGGTCGCGCCGCTCCCCTGCCCGGAAGCGCCACGCTGAGTGGGATTGTCAAGACGCCGGTCCCCCACCCGCTGACGCTTGGCCCCGAGGGGTTCGCAGGCGACGAACAGGCGGACCGGCGGGTGCATGGCGGCATCGAGAAGGCCGTACATCATTATCCGCTCGATCATTACAGCGACTGGCGCGCGGAACTCGGTGACCTTCAGGCGCTGACCGCTCCCGGCGGGTTCGGCGAGAATATCTCGACCGCCGGGCTCACCGAAGAGGAGGTCGCCGTCGGCGATACATTTCGGCTGGGCGGCGCGCTGATCCAGGTCTCGCAGGGGCGCCAGCCCTGCTGGAAGCTCAACCACCGCTTCGGCGTGGCCGACATGGCGCGACGCGTGCAGCAGACGGGACGCACTGGATGGTATTATCGGGTGCTCCAGACCGGCACAGTCGCGCCCGGCGACCGGCTGGAGCTGATCGGCCGTCTGGCCCCGGACTGGACTTTGCGACGGCTCTGGCACGCTCTCTATGTGGACCGGATGAACCTGGTTGAACTTGAAGGCATCGCCGCGCTCGATGTCCTGGCTGAGGGCTGGCGCAAATATGCGGTCCGGCGGTTGGAAAGCCACCGGGTCGAGGACTGGAGCGCAAGACTGGACGGCACCGCATGA
- a CDS encoding ATP-dependent nuclease, which yields MKLVRLRLSNFRSFCKDFEELDLDDLTFLLGPNGAGKTAVLQALARLFSLDPAQRKIRKSDFHIPHDEKPDEAPAERKLWIEADFEFPELVGKGKKKAPAVPGNFAHMQLMGADGPAQVRFRLDATLDQDEDIEENLTYVMKVDAEGNPLEQGRVAKHDRNAIQVHYLPARRDPADHISYSANALLGRALRSADWAGERDKISNLTEEISATLASNAAIEGMTDALSDQWGNLHKGSYFADPSISFGRSELENLLRHLSVGFTPGHGEQLVDFTRLSDGQQSILYLSIVLGMHQIGSDVLSGKLPDAFDIDKLRPAVFTLIALEEPENSLSPHYLGRVVRALEEFAGGQDAQAVLATHSPSLMRRVPPEAVRYMRLDEKRTTVVRHIELPEEAEAHKFVREAVQAFPELYFSRFVVLGEGDSEEVVLPRLLAAEGILADDASISVVPLGGRHVNHFWRLLHGLGIPHVTLLDLDLARHQGGWGRVKYAAKQLLAYGDVANTGFTVADTNAIPAWDSDDGLMVDDLGWIDRLEEHRVFYSSPLDLDFLMLTAYPDAYDLDADELETPDEDGLKAVLGKKHDVVGNQYEDDELEHFDAYHRRFKLGSKPVWHIQAMASLTDKELKDEMPEVLERLLTRVRDDLKALPE from the coding sequence ATGAAACTTGTCCGCTTGCGGCTCAGCAACTTCAGATCGTTCTGTAAGGATTTCGAAGAACTGGATTTGGACGATCTGACATTTCTGCTCGGCCCGAACGGCGCCGGCAAGACGGCGGTGCTGCAAGCTCTGGCAAGACTGTTCAGTCTCGATCCTGCCCAGCGCAAGATCAGAAAGTCCGACTTTCACATCCCGCATGATGAGAAGCCTGACGAAGCGCCGGCGGAGCGCAAGCTCTGGATTGAGGCAGACTTCGAGTTTCCCGAGCTGGTAGGCAAGGGCAAAAAAAAGGCACCTGCGGTTCCCGGAAACTTCGCGCATATGCAACTGATGGGGGCCGATGGGCCAGCGCAGGTCCGGTTCCGGCTCGATGCTACGCTCGACCAGGATGAGGATATCGAAGAGAACCTCACCTATGTCATGAAGGTCGATGCTGAAGGGAACCCGCTGGAGCAAGGCCGGGTTGCAAAGCACGATCGAAATGCCATTCAGGTGCATTACTTGCCAGCTCGGCGCGATCCTGCGGACCATATCTCTTACTCGGCAAATGCGTTGCTGGGCCGCGCACTGCGTTCGGCGGACTGGGCGGGCGAACGCGACAAGATCTCCAATTTGACCGAGGAGATCAGTGCGACCCTTGCCAGCAATGCGGCCATTGAGGGCATGACGGACGCATTGTCGGATCAGTGGGGAAATCTGCATAAAGGCAGTTATTTCGCCGACCCATCGATTTCATTCGGTCGGAGCGAACTGGAAAACCTTCTGCGGCACCTGAGCGTCGGCTTCACCCCAGGCCACGGCGAGCAACTGGTCGATTTCACTCGCCTGAGCGACGGGCAGCAGTCGATTCTCTATCTCTCGATCGTGCTGGGTATGCACCAGATCGGCAGTGATGTGCTGAGTGGCAAGCTGCCGGATGCCTTTGATATCGACAAGCTGCGGCCGGCCGTCTTCACCCTGATCGCCTTGGAAGAGCCCGAGAACAGTCTATCGCCGCATTACCTGGGACGAGTCGTCCGAGCCCTCGAAGAATTCGCCGGGGGACAGGATGCGCAGGCGGTGCTCGCTACGCACTCCCCGTCGCTGATGCGCCGCGTTCCTCCGGAAGCCGTCAGATACATGCGGCTCGATGAAAAGCGCACTACCGTCGTGAGGCACATCGAGCTTCCCGAGGAGGCGGAGGCGCACAAGTTCGTTCGCGAGGCGGTCCAAGCCTTTCCCGAACTCTATTTTTCGCGCTTCGTCGTTCTCGGCGAGGGTGACAGTGAGGAAGTCGTGCTGCCGAGGCTTCTGGCGGCCGAGGGGATACTCGCTGACGACGCATCAATTTCGGTGGTGCCGCTCGGCGGCCGCCACGTCAATCACTTTTGGCGCCTCCTGCACGGCCTCGGCATCCCTCATGTCACGCTGCTCGATCTGGACCTCGCACGGCACCAGGGTGGGTGGGGGCGGGTAAAGTACGCAGCCAAGCAACTGCTGGCATATGGCGACGTCGCCAACACGGGATTCACGGTGGCCGATACGAATGCCATTCCTGCATGGGATAGCGACGACGGCCTGATGGTAGATGATCTTGGATGGATCGACCGTCTGGAGGAGCATCGTGTGTTCTACTCGTCGCCCCTCGATCTGGATTTCCTCATGCTCACCGCTTACCCGGACGCATATGACCTCGACGCGGACGAGCTTGAGACGCCTGATGAGGATGGCCTCAAGGCAGTGCTGGGCAAGAAACACGACGTTGTCGGCAATCAATATGAGGATGACGAACTCGAACACTTCGACGCTTATCACAGGCGGTTCAAGCTGGGCAGCAAGCCCGTGTGGCACATCCAGGCGATGGCCAGCCTGACGGACAAAGAACTGAAGGACGAGATGCCCGAAGTCCTCGAGCGGTTGCTCACGCGTGTCCGCGACGACCTAAAGGCGTTGCCGGAATGA
- a CDS encoding tyrosine-type recombinase/integrase: MTARWPDPDRTIIDHHLTGLGLRSMKSRTCYRQVLHGFQDVAEHHSELGQDVLVAWLRVSAECWAATTLLHRTRIVDRFLDHLLITEAIERNPVTTLREACSIKQCMPVWRALASHDPEKALAELRRPRPFGSVLGEVLAEHVALMRNRGYKYTSQSARLLRFDQFLQLNPALQEQPVGVMLTHWAAAKSTRNHAVECENLRRTLTKIFRHRDPSIPSRRPDPRPQKDVVKQWRKPHIYSPADIRRMLDVARSFPSPRSPLRPLTIYTMLVLAYCAGLRRGELARLDLGDINLQSGTITVRQTKFFKTRILPLPASVVVELRAYIKARRRAGASQDPCAGLFWHEQGRTRRYTPEMITWLLTNVTRRAGFKPLQGRTGPRVHDLRHSMVVNRILEWYKAGINPQDRLPFLATYLGHRDINSTLVYITVTQDLLHHASERFRAVGAPCLDLGQGVRS; encoded by the coding sequence ATGACCGCTCGCTGGCCCGATCCCGATCGCACGATCATTGACCACCATCTCACCGGCCTTGGTCTGCGCAGCATGAAAAGTCGAACCTGCTACCGGCAGGTCTTGCACGGCTTCCAGGACGTCGCCGAGCATCACAGCGAACTTGGTCAGGATGTGCTGGTCGCGTGGCTGCGGGTATCGGCTGAATGCTGGGCAGCGACTACGCTGCTGCACCGCACCCGCATCGTTGACAGGTTCCTCGATCACCTTCTGATTACCGAGGCGATCGAGCGCAATCCCGTCACCACCCTGCGCGAAGCATGCAGTATCAAGCAGTGCATGCCAGTCTGGCGCGCTCTGGCATCGCACGATCCGGAAAAGGCCCTTGCCGAGTTGCGTCGGCCCCGGCCGTTCGGCAGCGTGCTGGGAGAGGTTTTGGCTGAGCACGTCGCGCTGATGCGGAACCGGGGGTACAAATACACTTCGCAGTCTGCCCGGTTGTTGAGATTTGACCAGTTCCTGCAGCTGAACCCGGCGCTCCAGGAGCAGCCGGTCGGGGTGATGCTCACACACTGGGCGGCGGCGAAATCCACGCGCAATCACGCCGTCGAATGTGAAAATCTCAGGCGCACCCTGACGAAAATCTTCCGTCACCGGGACCCATCGATCCCATCACGCAGGCCGGACCCGCGACCGCAGAAGGACGTGGTCAAGCAATGGCGCAAGCCCCACATCTACTCGCCTGCCGATATACGACGGATGCTCGACGTCGCTCGTTCCTTCCCCTCACCACGGTCACCACTTCGCCCGCTGACGATCTACACCATGCTGGTGCTGGCCTATTGTGCAGGCTTGCGGCGGGGCGAGCTTGCCCGTCTCGATCTTGGCGACATCAATCTCCAGAGCGGTACGATCACGGTTCGCCAAACGAAGTTCTTCAAAACCAGGATCCTGCCGCTGCCCGCCAGCGTGGTGGTCGAGCTTCGAGCCTATATCAAAGCCCGGCGCCGTGCCGGCGCATCGCAGGATCCATGTGCCGGTCTGTTCTGGCACGAGCAGGGCCGCACCCGCCGCTACACGCCGGAAATGATCACCTGGCTGCTCACTAACGTCACACGGCGCGCCGGGTTCAAGCCACTGCAAGGGCGAACCGGGCCGCGCGTTCACGATCTGCGCCACTCGATGGTCGTGAACCGCATCTTGGAATGGTACAAAGCGGGCATCAATCCGCAGGACCGGCTGCCGTTCCTCGCGACTTACCTCGGGCATCGGGATATCAATTCCACCCTGGTCTACATCACCGTCACGCAGGATCTTCTGCATCACGCCAGCGAACGGTTCAGAGCCGTGGGAGCACCATGCCTCGACCTTGGGCAGGGGGTGAGGTCATGA